In Camelina sativa cultivar DH55 chromosome 16, Cs, whole genome shotgun sequence, a single window of DNA contains:
- the LOC104750479 gene encoding uncharacterized protein LOC104750479, which translates to MARLNNLDYAALNAFGDNYLQWALDTKIMLKSKDLFECIEEGFEPSDKQKYKAIMHMRHHLAESLKNQYLIIKDHFDLWTELNRRYGHQRMVLLPKAQFDWKNLRIQDYKSVDEYNSELFRIVSLLRLCGTKVTEKELLEKTLSTFSPNNILFQQQYQEKGFETYVDLILCLLLAEQNNELLLMNSDMRPPGTAPLPEAHKVDVVKQNPNEPKEPKETNYVHRERHYGRGRGGRGRGGRGRGGRGQF; encoded by the coding sequence ATGGCAAGGCTTAACAACCTAGACTATGCTGCTTTGAATGCTTTTGGAGACAACTACctgcaatgggcattggacactaaaATCATGCTAAAGTCAAAGGACTTATTTGAGTGTATTGAGGAAGGTTTTGAACCATCTGACAAACAAAAGTACAAGGCCATTATGCATATgcgccatcaccttgctgagagtcttaAGAACCAGTACCTCATCATAAAAGATCAttttgacctttggacagagcttaaccgcagatacggacaccaacgaatggtgctcctaccaaaggctcaattcgattggaaaaacctaaggatccaggattacaaatccgtggatgagtataactcagagctttttaggattgtctcactccttaggttgtgtggtactaaGGTCACCGAGAAAGAGCTACTAGAGAAGACATTGTCCACTTTTAGCCCTAACAACATATTGTTTCAACAACAATACCAAGAAAAGGGTTTTGAAACCTATGTGGACCTAATCTTGTGTctactgctagctgagcagaacaatgaattgttgttgatgaacagtgatatgagacctcctggtacagccccattaccagaagcacacAAGGTGGATGTGGTAAAGCAAAATCCGAATGAGCCTAAGGAGCCCAAAGAGACCAACtatgtccacagagaaagacattatggccgtggccgtggtggtagaggacgtggtggtagaggacgtggtggtcgtggacAGTTCTAG
- the LOC109129502 gene encoding uncharacterized protein LOC109129502 codes for MLPFEPSSKHSTPFLSISDVRRFFNLLENDIASQLPELKKLLSVLRENRVKGYKGGDCGPRDVYLVGTGPGDPELLTLKAVRVIQSADLFLYDRLLSNDVLELVAPVARLLYVGKTAGITAASGIAAELGIPLTHRGVATSVRFLTGHSRKGGTDPLFVAENAADPNTTLVVYVGLGTLPSLAQ; via the exons ATGTTACCTTTTGAACCCTCCTCAAAGCATTCTACTCCATTTTTATCTATCAGTGATGTCAGACGATTCTTCAATCTCTT GGAAAACGACATTGCGTCGCAGCTTCCTGAGCTGAAGAAGCTCTTGTCTGTGCTGAGAGAGAATAGAGTTAAAGGCTACAAAGGTGGTGATTGTGGACCAAGAGATGTGTATCTTGTTGGGACAGGACCAGGAGATCCTGAACTTCTGACTCTTAAAGCTGTCAGAGTTATTCAAAGTGCCGATCTTTTTCTTTACGACAGGCTTCTCTCCAATGATGTCTTGGAGTTGGTTGCTCCTGTTGCTAGGCTTCTTTATGTCGGCAAAACCGCTG GGATTACTGCAGCATCAGGGATAGCAGCAGAGTTGGGGATTCCACTAACACATCGCGGTGTTGCAACTAGTGTGAGGTTCCTCACGGGACATTCTAGGAAAGGAGGGACCGACCCTTTGTTTGTTGCAGAGAATGCAGCTGACCCGAATACAACACTTGTCGTTTATGTGGGCTTGGGAACGTTACCTTCTCTAGCGCAATAA